In a genomic window of Infirmifilum sp. NZ:
- a CDS encoding DUF7916 family protein, translating into MSRRVLNLTGRELASMGAKDFKEAVKASEGRVVAAEVVVTASPLVDGVSNVEIASRFGADVLILNMYDVLNPAVAGVPSEYASIRGIAEFTGRFIGNNLEPVDEGLIPEGRRLTKVSVIRSMELGSRLVVVTGNPGLGVTWGRIAAGVREAVDVAGGRALVFGGKMHSGGLRVEKMYELPLIEEVLAAGADGVLVPAPFTVPGATPEAVESVVSLASRYDALVMCTIGTSQEGSQREVVRSIALHSKACGCDIHHIGDSGYSMGVAVPENILELSLAVRGVRHTYKRISMSSLR; encoded by the coding sequence ATGTCTAGAAGGGTTCTAAACCTGACAGGCAGGGAGCTTGCAAGCATGGGTGCCAAGGATTTCAAGGAAGCAGTCAAAGCCTCTGAGGGTAGAGTGGTTGCGGCAGAGGTCGTTGTGACGGCCAGCCCCTTGGTCGACGGGGTGTCAAACGTCGAGATAGCTTCGCGGTTCGGGGCAGACGTCCTAATTTTGAACATGTACGATGTCCTCAACCCGGCTGTCGCAGGCGTGCCGAGCGAGTACGCCTCGATTCGAGGCATAGCCGAGTTTACGGGAAGATTTATCGGGAACAACCTCGAACCGGTGGACGAGGGTTTGATCCCGGAGGGTAGGAGGCTTACAAAGGTGAGCGTTATACGAAGCATGGAGCTGGGCTCGAGGCTCGTAGTTGTCACAGGGAACCCGGGTCTGGGCGTGACGTGGGGTAGGATAGCAGCAGGAGTCAGGGAGGCGGTTGATGTCGCTGGAGGGCGCGCGCTCGTGTTTGGGGGTAAGATGCACAGCGGTGGGCTGAGAGTTGAGAAAATGTACGAGCTTCCTTTAATCGAGGAGGTTTTAGCCGCTGGGGCTGATGGAGTGCTCGTCCCGGCCCCCTTCACGGTTCCCGGCGCGACGCCGGAAGCTGTGGAGAGTGTCGTATCTCTGGCTTCGAGGTACGATGCGCTAGTGATGTGCACTATTGGGACGTCCCAGGAGGGCAGTCAGCGGGAGGTCGTCAGGAGCATTGCTCTCCACTCGAAGGCCTGTGGATGCGATATCCACCACATTGGTGATTCGGGTTACTCGATGGGTGTGGCTGTCCCGGAGAACATCCTGGAGCTCTCTTTAGCGGTGAGAGGTGTCAGACACACATATAAGAGGATATCCATGTCGAGCTTGAGGTGA